Proteins from a genomic interval of Bradyrhizobium sp. CCBAU 53340:
- a CDS encoding metal-dependent phosphohydrolase — MITLPRLAAESLEKLLGTFMRRRYDETSASIVESATRTAMECIGNSDALYHNIEHTMLVTLAGHSILCGRSLHAHLSAGDYVHVLIACLAHDIGYVRGLFEEDDVDGFVIDAANTKISLPRGASDASLMMYHVDRSKLYVTRRLQHIPGLDPERIARAIEGTRFPAREGQDYDDDASILRAADFIGQLGDPNYLRKANALYYEFEEVGINRQLGYDSPADIVNRYPQFYWNSVAPHIQTEIGYLNKTEIGRQWIANLYSNVFRAERDISLSGPQK, encoded by the coding sequence ATGATCACGTTACCGAGACTAGCGGCCGAATCCCTGGAGAAGTTGCTGGGAACGTTCATGCGCCGCCGGTACGACGAAACGTCCGCCAGTATCGTCGAGAGCGCGACCCGCACCGCAATGGAATGTATCGGTAATAGCGATGCGCTCTACCACAACATCGAGCATACGATGCTGGTGACGCTGGCCGGTCATTCCATCCTCTGTGGCCGAAGTCTCCATGCGCATCTGTCCGCTGGGGACTACGTCCATGTCCTGATCGCCTGCCTCGCCCACGATATCGGCTATGTCCGTGGCCTGTTCGAGGAGGATGACGTCGACGGCTTCGTGATCGATGCCGCCAACACCAAGATCTCGCTGCCGCGCGGCGCGTCGGATGCGAGCTTGATGATGTATCACGTCGACCGCTCGAAACTCTATGTGACACGGCGGCTGCAACATATTCCCGGGCTCGATCCGGAACGCATTGCCCGCGCCATCGAGGGGACACGCTTTCCTGCCCGGGAAGGCCAGGATTATGACGACGACGCCTCGATCCTGCGTGCCGCCGACTTCATCGGCCAGCTCGGCGATCCCAACTATCTGCGCAAGGCCAATGCGCTCTATTACGAGTTCGAGGAAGTCGGCATCAACCGCCAGCTCGGCTACGACTCGCCTGCCGACATCGTCAACCGCTATCCACAATTCTATTGGAACAGCGTCGCGCCGCACATCCAGACCGAGATCGGCTATCTCAACAAGACCGAGATCGGCCGGCAATGGATCGCCAATCTCTACAGCAATGTCTTCCGCGCCGAGCGCGACATTTCGCTGTCAGGGCCGCAGAAATAG